The following coding sequences lie in one Arachis ipaensis cultivar K30076 chromosome B03, Araip1.1, whole genome shotgun sequence genomic window:
- the LOC107633490 gene encoding agamous-like MADS-box protein AGL82: MVSLRAGQMDQQYTLNANRLVISISDWFRFSYMGRAKTELKCLSIEKDRKGRFKTRIKGLESKMKKFSDKCKGSEACLIVYEEGSNAAPMIWPKDSNKVKSLIKKYEAQKNVRPPKIFDLQDFFEHKKTSVEAETSKVRKCIYSVEYPTSDLNIQSLDLEQLRMFIGILDNKIGVCAERVNMLKNSQKVESNFNFGHNVDRHNYSLYSIIQNGALVNSTKVKEPEPMVHYDTNVMEDTTTNKKDEEVRLVCTEKTIDKVNSTNQVSEALDWKSQFAEAEAWASDFGEFENWMN, encoded by the exons ATTTAGTTACATGGGCCGTGCAAAAACAGAATTGAAGTGTCTCTCAATTGAGAAAGATCGGAAGGGCAGATTCAAGACAAGAATCAAGGGACTAGAGAGCAAAATGAAGAAATTTTCTGACAAATGCAAAGGATCCGAAGCATGCTTGATAGTTTATGAAGAAGGTAGCAACGCTGCACCAATGATTTGGCCAAAAGATTCTAACAAAGTCAAGTCCTTAATTAAAAAGTATGAAGCTCAAAAGAATGTGAGGCCTCCTAAAATCTTTGATCTCCAAGACTTCTTTGAGCACAAGAAGACCTCGGTTGAAGCCGAAACTTCGAAAGTGCGAAAATGCATCTACAGCGTCGAGTATCCCACTTCTGACTTGAATATCCAGAGCTTAGATTTGGAACAACTGAGGATGTTCATTGGTATATTGGATAACAAGATTGGTGTGTGTGCTGAAAGGGTTAACATGCTTAAAAATAGTCAAAAAGTTGAAAGTAACTTCAATTTTGGACACAATGTTGATCGGCACAACT ATTCTTTGTATAGTATTATACAAAACGGTGCTTTAGTAAACTCAACAAAAGTGAAAGAGCCAGAGCCTATGGTTCATTATGACACAAATGTGATGGAGGACACTACTACTAACAAGAAAGATGAAGAAGTCCGTTTGGTTTGTACTGAGAAGACAATTGATAAAGTAAATTCCACAAATCAAGTTAGTGAGGCTTTGGATTGGAAAAGTCAATTTGCTGAGGCTGAGGCATGGGCTAGTGACTTTGGTGAGTTTGAGAATTGGATGAATTAA